A genomic stretch from Pontivivens ytuae includes:
- a CDS encoding TRAP transporter small permease, which translates to MAAIAPRAEARTGAILGALARYLALFGGVILAAIAGMTVASIIGRAMVPLGLGPVPGDFELVQVGCAIAVFSFLPWCQLNRGHVTVDILVERFPRATQRGFLLLGDIALTAVAFVAMWQLYLGMLDKFCPSPTDPIVGWLWTTLGNADQFCWVEATYELNMPVWWGYALGLVGAAAFFVTGLYTIWRALNEVLS; encoded by the coding sequence GTGGCCGCCATCGCTCCTCGGGCCGAGGCCCGGACAGGCGCCATTCTCGGCGCGCTCGCTCGCTATCTTGCGCTGTTCGGCGGGGTGATCCTCGCCGCGATCGCCGGAATGACCGTCGCCTCCATCATCGGACGGGCCATGGTGCCGCTCGGCCTTGGCCCGGTGCCCGGCGACTTCGAACTGGTGCAGGTCGGTTGCGCCATCGCCGTCTTCAGCTTCCTGCCCTGGTGTCAGCTCAACCGCGGCCACGTCACGGTCGACATCCTGGTCGAGCGCTTTCCTCGCGCCACGCAACGCGGCTTCCTGCTGCTGGGTGATATTGCGCTGACCGCCGTCGCGTTCGTAGCGATGTGGCAGCTCTATCTCGGCATGCTCGACAAGTTCTGCCCCAGCCCGACCGACCCCATCGTCGGCTGGCTGTGGACCACGCTCGGCAACGCCGATCAGTTCTGCTGGGTCGAGGCGACCTACGAGCTCAACATGCCGGTCTGGTGGGGCTACGCGCTGGGCCTCGTGGGGGCGGCCGCGTTCTTCGTCACCGGGCTCTACACCATCTGGCGCGCACTGAACGAGGTGCTGTCATGA
- a CDS encoding P1 family peptidase — protein MKPGQRNLITDVSGLRVGNAEDRAIKTGSTVLIGEEPFTCGVSVMGGAPGTRETDLLAPDKSVQQVDALVLSGGSAFGLDAAAGVMDALREDGRGFAVGPVRVPIVPAAILFDLINGGDKDWAQNPYRELGAAAYRTAAEDFALGTAGAGMGAIAGGLKGGLGSASLVLPSGHTVGALVAANPLGNVCYGRRFWAAPFEIDDEFGGLGMPSPTLAATFETKREAMERANTTIAIVATDATLDKAGCTRLATAAHDGMARAIVPSHTPMDGDLIFAAATGAAGPADPLALGHAAAICLARAIARAVFEATPAPGDRLPAWRDLPQDA, from the coding sequence ATGAAACCCGGACAGCGAAACCTCATCACCGACGTTTCCGGCCTGCGCGTCGGAAATGCCGAGGACCGCGCGATCAAGACCGGCTCCACGGTGCTCATCGGAGAGGAGCCCTTCACCTGCGGCGTCAGCGTCATGGGCGGCGCGCCCGGCACGCGGGAAACCGACCTGCTCGCCCCCGACAAGTCGGTGCAGCAGGTCGACGCATTGGTCCTCTCCGGCGGCTCGGCCTTCGGGCTGGATGCGGCGGCGGGCGTGATGGATGCGCTGCGAGAAGACGGGCGTGGCTTCGCGGTGGGGCCGGTGCGGGTGCCGATCGTCCCGGCGGCGATCCTGTTCGACCTGATCAATGGTGGCGATAAGGACTGGGCGCAGAACCCGTATCGTGAGCTCGGCGCAGCGGCCTATCGCACCGCCGCCGAGGACTTCGCTCTCGGTACCGCAGGCGCCGGAATGGGGGCGATTGCAGGCGGTCTCAAGGGCGGGCTCGGCTCGGCCTCTCTCGTCCTGCCCTCGGGCCATACGGTCGGGGCGCTCGTCGCCGCGAACCCGCTCGGCAATGTCTGTTACGGACGGCGGTTCTGGGCCGCGCCCTTCGAGATCGACGATGAGTTCGGTGGCCTCGGCATGCCCAGTCCAACCCTTGCCGCGACCTTCGAGACGAAGCGTGAGGCGATGGAGCGCGCCAACACCACCATCGCAATCGTCGCGACCGACGCCACGCTCGACAAGGCGGGTTGCACGCGGCTCGCCACCGCTGCGCATGACGGCATGGCGCGGGCCATCGTTCCCTCGCACACGCCGATGGACGGCGATCTGATCTTCGCCGCCGCGACCGGAGCCGCCGGCCCCGCCGATCCGCTGGCCCTTGGCCATGCCGCAGCCATCTGCCTCGCTCGCGCCATCGCCCGCGCCGTCTTCGAAGCCACACCCGCGCCGGGAGATCGCTTGCCCGCCTGGCGCGACCTGCCCCAGGACGCATAG
- a CDS encoding cupin domain-containing protein has translation MKTINLAEKLAQFDGHWDPHVVADYNGNDVMVVKFAGEFPFHVHPDTDDFFLVLDGEITMDIEGRESHRIRAGELFVVPAGVTHRPRAEAEAKVLLIEPKGEPNTGDPATAAAKPRI, from the coding sequence ATGAAGACGATCAATCTGGCTGAGAAGCTGGCGCAGTTCGACGGGCACTGGGACCCGCATGTGGTCGCCGACTACAACGGCAATGACGTGATGGTGGTGAAGTTCGCGGGCGAGTTTCCGTTCCACGTCCACCCGGACACGGACGATTTCTTCCTGGTGCTGGATGGGGAGATCACCATGGATATCGAGGGTAGGGAGAGCCACCGGATCCGGGCAGGAGAGCTCTTCGTCGTGCCCGCCGGTGTTACGCATCGCCCGCGGGCGGAGGCCGAGGCGAAGGTGCTGCTGATCGAGCCGAAGGGCGAGCCGAACACCGGCGACCCGGCCACCGCCGCCGCAAAGCCGCGCATCTGA
- a CDS encoding SDR family oxidoreductase — protein sequence MRLDGKTAIVTGGASGFGAGIVRKFVAEGARVIVADIDGDAARAMATEVGAEAVQVDVGEGDSVNRLAAEARSIFGVPDILVNNAGITHLPKPMEDVTEDEFDRVLRVNAKSVYLTARAFVPEMKARGSGCILNVASTAGVSPRPRLNWYNASKGWMITATKAMAVELAPDGIRVNALNPVAGETPLLKSFMGEDTPEMRAKFLSTIPLGRFSTPADMGNAACFLCSDEAAMITGVAMEVDGGRCI from the coding sequence ATGAGGCTCGATGGAAAGACCGCGATCGTGACCGGCGGAGCTTCCGGCTTCGGCGCGGGGATCGTGCGCAAGTTCGTGGCGGAGGGCGCGCGGGTCATCGTCGCCGATATCGATGGCGACGCCGCGCGGGCCATGGCGACCGAGGTCGGGGCCGAGGCGGTGCAGGTCGATGTGGGCGAGGGTGACAGCGTGAATCGTCTGGCGGCCGAGGCCCGCTCGATCTTCGGCGTGCCCGACATCCTCGTGAACAATGCCGGGATCACGCACCTGCCGAAACCCATGGAGGACGTGACCGAGGACGAGTTCGACCGGGTGCTGCGGGTCAACGCGAAGTCGGTCTACCTCACCGCCCGTGCCTTCGTACCGGAGATGAAGGCGCGCGGCTCCGGCTGCATCCTAAACGTCGCCTCCACCGCCGGGGTCAGCCCGCGACCGCGGCTCAACTGGTACAATGCCTCCAAGGGCTGGATGATTACGGCGACGAAGGCGATGGCGGTGGAGCTGGCGCCCGACGGCATCCGGGTGAACGCGCTCAACCCCGTGGCGGGGGAGACGCCGCTCCTCAAGAGCTTCATGGGCGAGGACACGCCGGAGATGCGAGCGAAGTTCCTCTCGACGATCCCGCTGGGCCGCTTCTCGACGCCCGCGGACATGGGCAACGCGGCCTGCTTCCTGTGCTCCGACGAGGCCGCAATGATTACCGGCGTCGCTATGGAGGTCGATGGCGGGCGCTGCATCTGA
- a CDS encoding GNAT family N-acetyltransferase: MDEITYVRFNAERDFGRVRDLFDRAGDYVRLETGKEPGDEYVRECLSGAPPQIGPDGYHNYGLERPDGTLAGFAGSIQGYYAPKDWYMGLLVLDPAERGKGLGTAAFAFIRERAEALGAPVIRIAVLDANKAGRRFWERQGFTLERTVPGDPEGDGHMRHVRRLELDGGAP, translated from the coding sequence ATGGATGAGATCACCTATGTGCGCTTCAATGCGGAGCGGGATTTCGGCCGGGTCCGCGACCTCTTCGATCGCGCCGGGGACTACGTGCGGCTCGAAACCGGCAAGGAGCCCGGCGACGAATATGTCCGCGAGTGCCTGAGCGGCGCCCCGCCGCAGATTGGTCCCGATGGCTACCACAACTACGGGCTGGAGCGGCCGGACGGGACGCTCGCTGGCTTCGCCGGATCGATCCAGGGCTATTACGCGCCGAAGGACTGGTACATGGGCCTGCTCGTCCTTGACCCGGCGGAGCGGGGGAAGGGCCTCGGCACCGCGGCCTTCGCCTTCATCCGGGAGCGGGCCGAGGCGTTGGGCGCGCCGGTGATCCGCATCGCGGTGCTCGACGCCAACAAGGCCGGGCGGCGGTTCTGGGAGCGGCAGGGCTTCACGCTGGAACGCACCGTGCCGGGCGATCCGGAGGGCGACGGGCACATGCGTCACGTGCGGAGACTGGAACTGGACGGAGGCGCGCCATGA
- a CDS encoding aldehyde dehydrogenase family protein encodes MEFDRRGVFIDGVWQGVSAHLPLEDPSTGQQIGEIARGGAAEIDAAVHAAEAALSGDWGRATAAERGRVLACMGRIVAERVEELAALEAQDVGKPLTQARADAVALARYLEFYGGAADKLHGATIPYLDGYTVYTLREPHGVTGHIIPWNYPMQIIGRSVGAALATGNACVLKPAEQACLTALAFAAIAAEAGLPAGALNVVPGLGAEAGAALAAHPGIRHVSFTGSVGVGRAVQCAAAEHIVPVTLELGGKSPQVVFADADLESALTFLVNAGIQNAGQTCSASSRILVERSRHDEVLARMAERYAALRVGRAVDDLEVGPLISAKQKAAVEGFLAQGGEVAAEGRIVDDAPTQGHYVAPRLLTGIGPDHPLARDEIFGPVQVVLPFDDEEEAVAIANGTDYGLVASIWSENGARQMRLAKRLRAGQVFINNYGAGGGVELPFGGTGLSGHGREKGFEALYGFTTLKTVAARHG; translated from the coding sequence GTGGAGTTCGACCGGCGCGGCGTATTCATCGACGGAGTGTGGCAGGGCGTCAGCGCCCATCTGCCGCTCGAGGATCCGTCCACCGGACAGCAGATCGGTGAGATCGCCCGCGGTGGAGCGGCCGAGATCGACGCCGCCGTGCACGCCGCCGAGGCTGCTCTTTCCGGCGATTGGGGCCGGGCCACGGCGGCGGAGCGCGGCCGGGTGCTCGCCTGCATGGGTCGGATCGTGGCCGAACGGGTCGAGGAGCTGGCGGCACTTGAAGCGCAGGACGTCGGCAAGCCACTCACCCAGGCGCGGGCCGACGCGGTGGCGCTCGCCCGCTACCTCGAATTCTACGGCGGTGCTGCGGATAAGCTGCATGGTGCGACGATCCCGTATCTCGACGGCTACACCGTCTACACCCTGCGCGAACCGCACGGCGTCACCGGTCATATCATCCCCTGGAATTACCCGATGCAGATCATCGGACGCTCGGTCGGTGCCGCGCTGGCCACCGGCAACGCCTGCGTGCTGAAACCTGCCGAGCAGGCCTGCCTGACCGCGCTCGCCTTCGCCGCCATCGCTGCCGAGGCCGGTCTGCCCGCAGGAGCGCTCAACGTCGTGCCGGGGCTGGGGGCCGAGGCCGGCGCGGCGCTCGCCGCCCATCCCGGCATCCGGCATGTCAGCTTTACCGGCTCTGTCGGCGTCGGGCGGGCGGTGCAGTGCGCGGCGGCCGAGCACATCGTGCCCGTGACGCTGGAGCTCGGCGGTAAATCCCCCCAGGTCGTCTTTGCCGACGCCGATTTGGAGTCGGCGCTGACGTTCCTCGTCAACGCGGGCATCCAGAACGCAGGCCAGACCTGCTCGGCCTCCTCTCGCATCCTCGTGGAGCGGTCGCGCCATGACGAGGTGCTGGCGCGGATGGCAGAGCGCTACGCCGCCCTGCGTGTCGGGCGCGCGGTGGACGATCTGGAGGTGGGGCCGCTCATCTCGGCGAAACAGAAGGCGGCGGTCGAGGGCTTTCTCGCCCAAGGCGGCGAGGTCGCAGCCGAGGGGCGGATCGTTGACGATGCCCCCACCCAAGGCCACTACGTCGCACCGCGCCTGCTCACCGGGATTGGCCCGGACCACCCGCTCGCCCGCGACGAGATCTTCGGCCCCGTACAGGTCGTCCTTCCCTTCGATGACGAAGAGGAGGCCGTCGCCATCGCGAACGGCACGGACTATGGCCTCGTCGCGAGCATCTGGTCGGAGAACGGCGCGCGGCAGATGCGGCTCGCCAAGCGGCTGCGCGCCGGGCAGGTCTTCATCAACAACTACGGCGCGGGCGGGGGCGTGGAGCTGCCCTTTGGCGGCACCGGTCTCTCCGGCCATGGCCGCGAGAAGGGGTTCGAGGCGCTCTACGGCTTTACCACGCTCAAGACGGTGGCGGCGCGTCATGGATGA